A single bacterium HR11 DNA region contains:
- the desV_1 gene encoding dTDP-3-amino-3,4,6-trideoxy-alpha-D-glucose transaminase, giving the protein MIKPEDDPPWVPLVDVQRHNASLRPALDAAFRRVLERGHFVLGEETEAFEADWAAWCGTRYGIACSNGSAALYIALKALGIGPGDEVITTAFTFVATVEAILMAGARPVLVDVDEATALMDLQQVEAAITPRTVAVLPVHLYGQVGDMVALRQLCDRYGLALIEDAAQAHGARFRGRRAGTFGDIACFSFYPTKNLSALGDAGAIVTDDPQWAERCRLIRNHGRAQHHLHVQVGFNFRLGELQAAFLRAKLRYLDAWIARRNAIVGTYRTQAPGGRYWRWVQTVPEAEPAWHLAVLRTPYREALREWLHAHRVQTGIYYDTPVPFQPAFAFLEVPPDRFPQATAWARETLSVPLFPEMTDPEVHRVVDALRRFRP; this is encoded by the coding sequence ATGATCAAGCCGGAGGACGACCCCCCGTGGGTCCCCCTGGTCGACGTTCAGCGTCACAATGCGTCCCTCCGCCCGGCTCTGGATGCGGCCTTCCGGCGGGTCCTGGAGCGGGGTCACTTTGTCCTCGGGGAGGAGACGGAAGCCTTTGAGGCCGACTGGGCGGCCTGGTGCGGGACCCGATACGGTATCGCGTGCTCGAATGGGAGCGCCGCCCTCTACATCGCCCTCAAGGCCCTGGGCATCGGTCCGGGCGATGAGGTCATCACGACGGCCTTCACGTTCGTGGCGACCGTCGAGGCCATCTTGATGGCCGGGGCCCGGCCGGTCCTCGTCGACGTCGATGAGGCGACGGCCCTGATGGACCTTCAGCAGGTCGAGGCCGCCATCACGCCCCGGACGGTGGCCGTCCTGCCCGTTCATCTATACGGTCAGGTCGGGGACATGGTGGCCTTACGACAATTGTGCGACCGGTACGGCCTGGCCCTCATCGAGGACGCCGCCCAGGCCCACGGGGCTCGATTTCGGGGACGCCGGGCCGGGACCTTTGGGGATATCGCCTGCTTCAGCTTTTATCCGACCAAGAACCTGAGCGCCCTGGGGGATGCCGGGGCCATCGTGACGGACGACCCCCAGTGGGCCGAGCGGTGTCGTCTCATTCGGAATCACGGTCGGGCTCAGCATCACTTGCATGTCCAGGTGGGCTTTAACTTCCGGCTGGGGGAACTCCAGGCCGCCTTTCTGCGGGCCAAGCTTCGATATTTGGACGCCTGGATCGCCCGACGGAATGCCATCGTGGGGACGTACCGGACCCAAGCCCCGGGGGGTCGGTACTGGCGCTGGGTTCAAACGGTTCCCGAGGCCGAGCCGGCCTGGCACCTGGCTGTCCTGCGCACGCCCTACCGGGAAGCCTTGCGGGAGTGGCTCCACGCCCATCGGGTCCAGACGGGCATCTATTATGACACGCCGGTCCCCTTCCAACCGGCTTTCGCCTTTTTGGAGGTACCGCCCGACCGATTTCCTCAAGCTACCGCTTGGGCCCGGGAAACCCTCAGTGTTCCCCTCTTTCCGGAAATGACTGACCCCGAGGTCCACCGCGTCGTGGACGCTCTCCGGCGTTTCCGCCCGTAA
- the hppA1 gene encoding Putative K(+)-stimulated pyrophosphate-energized sodium pump: MDLLFLSMTSAVLALVVAALLAFRVTRQAAHNPYAEEIAAFLPRMREISRAIQEGALAFLQREYSALIPFVVLVTVVLAVFIDPRSAVCYVSGALLSALAGFLGMNIAVRSNWITTAHALRGLDPALRIAFSGGAVMGLTVVGLGILGVAALYALFRDIQVVTAFGFGASSIALFARVGGGIYTKAADVGADLVGKVEAGIPEDDPRNPAVIADNVGDNVGDVAGMGADLFESFVGSIIAAIAIAAGVATGRGFRDPYALLPLLIAAAGVVSSVIGILFVRVREGAGFTALLWALRRGIFAASALVVLLSWAIVRGLGVSVYAFWAIVTGLLAGIIIGLATEYFTSYAYRPTRYIAEQSQTGPATTILSGLAVGMQSTLIPVLTVSAGIVIAFLMGERIQPGFGFYGVAIAAVGMLSTLGITLSTDAYGPIADNAGGIAEQAHLPPEVRERTDALDSLGNTTAATGKGFAIGSAALTALALMAAYAHTAQLSTVSILDYRVLTGLIVGAVLPFLFSSYALRAVGKAAFAVVHEVRRQFREIPGIMEGTARPDYARCVDLVTRDALREMVIPGTIAVLAPLVVGFLLGREAIGGLLVGSIATGFLLAVMMANAGGAWDNAKKYIEAGHLGGKRSDAHRASVIGDTVGDPFKDTAGPSMNILLKLMAIVSLVFTPLFQRIPPLLG, from the coding sequence ATGGACCTGCTTTTTCTTTCAATGACTTCTGCGGTCTTGGCTCTGGTCGTCGCCGCCCTCCTGGCCTTCCGGGTCACGCGGCAGGCGGCCCATAACCCCTACGCGGAGGAAATCGCCGCTTTCCTCCCCCGCATGCGGGAGATCTCTCGGGCGATTCAGGAGGGTGCCCTGGCCTTCCTCCAACGTGAGTACAGCGCCCTGATCCCCTTTGTCGTCCTGGTCACGGTCGTCCTGGCCGTCTTCATCGACCCCCGGTCGGCCGTTTGTTACGTGTCAGGCGCTCTGCTTTCGGCTCTGGCTGGCTTTCTGGGCATGAACATCGCCGTGCGGTCGAACTGGATCACGACGGCCCATGCCCTTCGGGGCCTGGACCCGGCCCTGCGCATTGCCTTCTCGGGGGGCGCCGTCATGGGCTTGACCGTGGTCGGCCTGGGGATCTTGGGCGTGGCCGCCCTGTACGCCCTCTTCCGAGACATCCAGGTCGTCACGGCCTTTGGGTTTGGTGCCTCCTCGATCGCCCTTTTTGCCCGTGTCGGAGGGGGCATTTACACGAAGGCGGCTGACGTCGGGGCCGACCTCGTCGGCAAGGTCGAGGCGGGCATTCCCGAAGACGATCCCCGCAACCCGGCTGTCATCGCCGACAACGTCGGCGACAACGTCGGCGACGTGGCCGGCATGGGCGCCGACCTCTTCGAGTCCTTCGTCGGGTCCATCATCGCGGCCATCGCTATCGCGGCCGGTGTCGCCACAGGACGCGGTTTCCGCGACCCCTACGCCCTCCTGCCGCTCCTGATCGCGGCGGCCGGCGTCGTCTCGTCGGTCATCGGCATCCTCTTCGTCCGGGTCCGTGAAGGCGCCGGATTCACGGCCCTCCTTTGGGCCCTTCGGCGGGGGATCTTTGCGGCGTCGGCCCTGGTCGTCCTGCTTTCGTGGGCCATCGTCCGGGGCTTAGGGGTCAGCGTCTACGCCTTCTGGGCCATCGTGACGGGCCTCCTGGCGGGCATCATCATCGGCCTGGCGACCGAGTACTTCACGTCGTATGCGTACCGTCCGACGAGGTACATCGCCGAGCAGTCCCAGACGGGGCCGGCGACGACGATCCTCAGCGGTCTCGCCGTCGGGATGCAGAGCACCCTGATCCCCGTTCTGACGGTCTCGGCGGGCATCGTTATTGCCTTCCTGATGGGGGAGCGTATCCAGCCGGGCTTTGGATTTTACGGCGTCGCCATCGCCGCCGTGGGGATGCTCTCGACCCTGGGGATCACCCTCTCGACGGACGCTTACGGCCCCATCGCCGACAATGCGGGCGGGATCGCCGAACAGGCACACCTGCCCCCGGAGGTCCGGGAGCGGACGGACGCCCTGGACTCCCTGGGGAACACGACGGCCGCCACGGGGAAGGGATTTGCCATCGGGTCGGCCGCCCTGACGGCCCTGGCTCTTATGGCCGCTTATGCGCATACGGCCCAGCTCTCGACCGTCAGCATCTTGGACTATCGAGTCCTGACGGGGCTGATTGTCGGAGCCGTCTTGCCCTTCCTGTTCTCTTCCTATGCCCTGCGGGCCGTCGGTAAGGCGGCCTTCGCCGTCGTCCATGAGGTCCGCCGCCAGTTTCGGGAAATCCCAGGGATCATGGAGGGTACGGCCCGACCCGATTATGCGCGGTGCGTCGACCTGGTGACCCGGGATGCCTTACGAGAAATGGTCATCCCCGGGACGATCGCCGTCTTGGCCCCCCTGGTCGTCGGTTTCCTGTTGGGCCGAGAGGCCATTGGGGGCTTGCTGGTCGGCTCTATCGCGACCGGATTCCTTTTGGCCGTCATGATGGCCAACGCCGGAGGTGCCTGGGACAACGCCAAGAAGTATATCGAGGCGGGTCACCTCGGCGGCAAGCGGTCGGACGCGCATCGGGCCAGCGTCATCGGGGACACCGTCGGGGACCCCTTTAAGGACACGGCTGGTCCCTCGATGAACATCCTGTTGAAGCTGATGGCCATCGTCTCGCTGGTCTTTACGCCTCTGTTCCAGCGGATCCCACCCCTCCTCGGATGA
- the rfaQ gene encoding Lipopolysaccharide core heptosyltransferase RfaQ has protein sequence MRVLWVRLRSLGDILLNLPALDAFKQVQPDAHVTYVVHPEFVELLEDYPTIDCLAVVPRESRGYLRVLFRTEAWLRESYDWVINFHGGNLSAFITLWTHGKGKVGLERFRFRSVYTHTVNDQIIGRPLHTVEVQARLLYPIVGAIPRESLRKPVFPAARQPPRPRVRSLLEWLQGRPFVLVHPGARFRYKRWPYERTLALLHQWLRQWPNLAFGLFMGPTEQDLPPQARAFPPDRVAVLDRWPLPDVVQLLTHTDLYVGFDNGITHLAALLDRPIVVIWGPIDPTRWAPWTDLQIRLHHPSQRVDAVPDEALTQAVRLLLEATLYGTDRFRHITMPST, from the coding sequence ATGCGCGTCCTGTGGGTCCGCCTGCGGTCTTTGGGTGACATCCTCCTGAACCTGCCGGCGCTGGATGCCTTCAAGCAAGTCCAGCCGGACGCGCACGTCACCTACGTGGTCCACCCGGAGTTTGTCGAACTCTTAGAGGACTACCCGACGATCGACTGCTTGGCGGTCGTCCCCCGGGAATCCCGGGGGTACCTGCGGGTGCTTTTTCGGACAGAGGCCTGGCTTCGGGAGTCTTACGATTGGGTCATCAACTTTCACGGCGGCAACTTGAGTGCCTTCATCACGCTATGGACGCACGGGAAGGGGAAAGTCGGACTCGAACGGTTTCGCTTCCGCTCGGTGTACACTCATACGGTCAACGACCAGATCATCGGACGCCCCCTGCACACCGTCGAGGTCCAAGCCCGCTTGTTGTATCCGATCGTCGGGGCGATCCCTCGGGAGTCCCTGCGCAAACCCGTGTTCCCGGCCGCTCGACAGCCTCCCCGACCCCGGGTGCGGTCCCTTCTGGAATGGCTCCAGGGTCGACCCTTCGTGCTGGTCCACCCCGGGGCCCGTTTCCGATATAAGCGGTGGCCCTACGAACGTACGTTGGCCCTCTTGCACCAATGGCTCCGCCAGTGGCCGAATCTGGCCTTTGGTCTCTTCATGGGCCCGACGGAGCAAGACCTTCCCCCGCAGGCCCGGGCCTTCCCGCCGGACCGGGTGGCGGTCCTGGACCGCTGGCCCCTGCCCGACGTCGTCCAGCTCTTGACTCACACGGACCTCTATGTCGGCTTTGACAACGGGATCACTCACCTGGCGGCTTTGCTGGACCGACCCATCGTGGTCATCTGGGGCCCCATCGACCCGACCCGGTGGGCCCCCTGGACGGACCTTCAGATCCGTCTCCACCATCCCAGTCAGCGGGTCGATGCCGTGCCCGACGAGGCCCTCACGCAGGCTGTCCGACTGCTCCTGGAGGCGACCCTCTACGGGACCGACCGCTTCCGGCACATCACGATGCCTTCGACTTGA
- the thiL gene encoding Thiamine-monophosphate kinase codes for MNEWEWVEWIASQVGPPPRPVRTTWQEDATVWREGARWCVFSVDQLVEDVHFRRSWCSLEVVGYKAVLRAVSDVWVQGARPRYLWVALQVPPDGDLDSLQALYRGVLQACRDMGAYLAGGDTVRDTRWGLVVSVLGYTRTPLSRRGARPGASVWLTGPIGWAGLGVALLERWHQDGRPVPLAEHISEILVADEWPRLLYQAVERAVEAILRPRLPVRWRRWAARHAAAAIDISDGLLIDLWRLLQVNGVGAELDEAALEPDETFRAVCQEVGRDPWDMVFRGGEDYAWIVVLPPEVPKPPFAGARRIGRVVAEPVGEIRLRTRDGRLVSLTPAGWDHLAGPGGLPTQAQVAEEEVSLWVAETDGASLGNPGPSGYGFVIRDAFGRVRHTESGYIGFTTNNVAEYTAILRALQWLRSAGVDGVEIRTDSELTVYQLLGLYEVRSRRLRPLYAEVRRLLAEFRTWRIVHVPREWNQEADRLARQGARKKS; via the coding sequence ATGAACGAGTGGGAATGGGTCGAATGGATCGCCTCGCAGGTCGGGCCGCCGCCCCGGCCGGTCCGGACGACCTGGCAGGAAGATGCTACGGTCTGGCGGGAAGGTGCCCGATGGTGCGTCTTCTCCGTCGACCAGCTCGTTGAAGACGTCCACTTCCGGCGGTCGTGGTGCTCGCTGGAGGTCGTCGGCTATAAGGCCGTCCTGCGGGCCGTCAGCGACGTCTGGGTCCAGGGCGCCCGGCCTCGGTATCTATGGGTCGCCCTCCAGGTCCCTCCCGACGGCGACCTGGACAGCCTGCAAGCCCTCTACCGAGGCGTCCTCCAGGCCTGCCGAGACATGGGCGCTTACCTCGCCGGTGGAGACACCGTTCGGGATACCCGGTGGGGGCTGGTCGTCTCGGTCCTGGGCTATACCCGGACGCCTCTCTCCCGACGGGGCGCCCGACCGGGGGCCTCGGTCTGGCTGACGGGGCCTATCGGGTGGGCCGGCCTCGGGGTCGCTTTACTGGAACGCTGGCATCAGGACGGCCGACCGGTCCCGTTGGCCGAGCATATTTCAGAAATCCTGGTAGCCGACGAGTGGCCCCGCCTCCTTTATCAGGCCGTCGAACGGGCGGTCGAAGCCATCCTGCGACCCCGTCTGCCTGTCCGGTGGCGCCGGTGGGCGGCCCGTCATGCCGCTGCCGCCATCGACATCAGTGACGGCCTCCTCATCGACCTCTGGCGTCTCCTTCAGGTCAACGGCGTCGGGGCCGAGCTGGACGAGGCGGCCCTCGAGCCCGACGAGACGTTCCGGGCCGTCTGCCAGGAGGTCGGCCGGGATCCTTGGGACATGGTCTTTCGAGGCGGCGAAGATTACGCCTGGATCGTCGTCCTGCCGCCCGAAGTTCCGAAACCACCCTTTGCGGGTGCCCGTCGGATCGGTCGTGTCGTGGCCGAACCGGTCGGCGAGATCCGCCTCCGGACCCGGGACGGTCGCCTCGTCTCCCTGACACCCGCCGGGTGGGACCACCTGGCGGGCCCAGGGGGTCTCCCGACCCAGGCACAGGTCGCGGAAGAAGAAGTTTCCCTGTGGGTCGCGGAAACCGACGGGGCCAGCCTCGGGAACCCGGGTCCCTCGGGTTACGGATTCGTCATCCGGGACGCCTTCGGTAGGGTGCGACATACCGAATCGGGCTATATCGGCTTCACGACCAATAACGTCGCCGAGTACACGGCCATCCTCCGGGCCCTCCAGTGGCTCCGATCGGCCGGTGTCGACGGCGTTGAAATCCGGACGGACTCCGAACTGACGGTCTACCAGCTTCTGGGCCTGTACGAGGTCCGGTCGAGACGTCTCCGGCCGCTCTATGCGGAGGTCCGTCGCCTGCTGGCCGAGTTTCGGACCTGGCGCATCGTCCACGTCCCTCGCGAATGGAACCAAGAAGCCGACCGGCTGGCCCGCCAAGGTGCCCGGAAGAAGAGCTGA
- the cysM gene encoding Cysteine synthase B → MVPSLDPHSLLARIGNTPLIRLRRLVADWPDVEVYCKAEWMNPGGSVKDRPALHMVLEAIRRGDLKPGQTILDATSGNTGIALAMIGAVLGYRVCLCIPANASVERFKILRAYGAEVIRTDPLEGSDGAIRMADRLMREAPDLYYRVDQYGNPDNWRAHYKTTAEEIWRQTDGRITHFIAGLGTSGTLVGTGRRLKELRPDVQVIAVEPEPFHGIEGLKNMATAIVPPIYDPSVHDLKVEVRTEEAYYWTRRLAREEGLFVGQSSGAVLAALMKLRPTIRQGVVVLIFADGGDKYLSTATWAGGMGNEE, encoded by the coding sequence ATGGTCCCGTCCCTCGACCCCCACAGTCTGCTGGCGCGAATCGGGAATACACCCCTGATCCGCCTCCGCCGGCTGGTCGCCGACTGGCCGGACGTCGAGGTCTATTGCAAGGCTGAGTGGATGAATCCCGGCGGGTCCGTCAAGGACCGCCCGGCCCTCCATATGGTCCTGGAAGCCATTCGCCGGGGGGACCTGAAGCCCGGCCAGACCATCCTGGACGCCACGTCCGGCAATACGGGGATCGCCCTGGCGATGATCGGGGCCGTCCTGGGGTACCGGGTCTGCCTGTGCATCCCGGCCAACGCCAGTGTGGAGCGTTTCAAGATCTTGCGGGCCTATGGGGCCGAGGTCATCCGGACGGACCCCCTCGAGGGGTCCGACGGGGCCATCCGGATGGCCGACCGCCTCATGCGGGAAGCCCCGGACCTCTACTACCGGGTGGACCAGTACGGGAACCCCGACAACTGGCGGGCCCATTACAAGACGACGGCCGAGGAGATCTGGCGCCAGACCGACGGCCGCATCACCCACTTCATCGCCGGCCTGGGCACGTCGGGGACCCTCGTCGGGACGGGCCGGCGGCTCAAGGAGCTCCGGCCGGACGTCCAGGTCATCGCCGTCGAGCCGGAGCCCTTCCACGGCATCGAGGGCCTTAAGAACATGGCGACGGCCATCGTCCCGCCCATCTACGACCCGTCGGTCCACGACCTCAAAGTCGAGGTCCGCACGGAGGAAGCTTACTACTGGACCCGTCGCCTGGCCCGGGAGGAGGGCCTCTTCGTCGGTCAGTCCTCTGGCGCCGTCCTGGCCGCCCTCATGAAACTGCGCCCCACGATCCGGCAGGGCGTCGTCGTCCTGATCTTCGCCGACGGCGGCGACAAGTACCTGAGCACTGCGACCTGGGCGGGGGGAATGGGGAATGAGGAATGA
- the cysO gene encoding Sulfur carrier protein CysO produces the protein MAVKVRIPTPLRRLTGGQAELTVSATTVEELLMQLRYDYEALAQQILDDRGEVRSFVNIFVNDEDIRFLQGRSTPLKDGDVVSIIPSIAGG, from the coding sequence ATGGCCGTGAAGGTCCGTATTCCGACGCCCCTCCGACGCCTGACCGGGGGTCAGGCCGAATTGACGGTGTCGGCGACGACGGTCGAAGAGCTCCTCATGCAGTTGCGCTATGACTATGAAGCCCTGGCTCAACAGATCCTGGACGACCGGGGCGAGGTCCGGAGCTTCGTGAACATTTTTGTCAACGACGAGGACATCCGCTTCCTCCAGGGCCGATCGACGCCCCTGAAGGACGGGGACGTCGTCTCCATCATCCCCTCCATCGCCGGCGGGTGA
- the apc3 gene encoding Acetophenone carboxylase gamma subunit: MKPVVGVDTGGTFTDFVVLEAEGLRIHKVPSTPEDPSEAVEQGLCDLGLKDKATLIHGTTVGTNAFLERKGGRVVLLTTAGFEDVLHIGRQTRGRLYDLFYRRPPDLVPPERRIGVRERIGPDGTVVTPLTADEVERVRRLVRAHDPEAVAVVFLFSYVNPTHEQAVRAGLADLGVPIFLSSEVFPEYREYERTVVTVLNAYLAPVMEGYLRRLQARVGGRLRVMTSTGGTVPAERAIREPIQTLLSGPAAGVLGARFLARRAGFDRLITLDMGGTSTDVSLIDGDVTVTRDVSLGGLPIGIPMIDVRSIGAGGGSIAWVDTGGALRVGPQSAGADPGPVCYGRGGQEVTVTDAHLFLGRIHPSFFLAGRMRLYPDLTEAALRRMAAPLGLSPEALAEGIVEVANASMERALRVISVERGYDPRDFVLFAFGGAGGLHACTLAARLGIQTVVSPPYAGIVSALGTLVAEPIWTYSQSLLVREDEVDDAVLQQVVGRLVEQGMAVLRQESIPAEDVRVTSFLQVRYLGQSYELLVPFGGDLRVALAAFQEMHRRRYGFERTDRPREVVGVHVRLTAPAPQPEVPTLPWDPASERAARLGETSLVHEGHRYRMRLYDRSALRAGAVLEGPAAVFDATATFFLPPSWTARVDPSGHLIARPA, encoded by the coding sequence ATGAAGCCGGTCGTCGGCGTCGATACGGGCGGGACCTTTACGGACTTTGTCGTCCTGGAGGCCGAGGGCCTCCGCATCCACAAGGTCCCGTCCACGCCCGAGGACCCCTCGGAAGCCGTCGAGCAGGGCCTCTGCGACCTGGGGCTCAAAGATAAGGCTACGCTGATTCACGGGACTACCGTCGGGACAAACGCCTTCTTAGAGCGCAAGGGCGGTCGGGTCGTCCTCCTGACGACGGCCGGCTTCGAGGATGTCCTCCATATCGGGCGCCAGACCCGGGGGCGGCTGTACGACTTATTTTACCGGCGCCCGCCGGATTTGGTCCCGCCCGAGCGGCGGATCGGGGTCCGGGAACGCATCGGGCCGGACGGCACGGTCGTGACGCCCCTGACGGCCGACGAGGTCGAAAGGGTCCGACGACTCGTCCGGGCCCACGACCCCGAGGCCGTGGCCGTCGTGTTCTTGTTTTCTTACGTAAATCCGACCCATGAGCAAGCGGTCCGGGCCGGCTTGGCCGACTTGGGTGTACCGATCTTCCTGTCGTCCGAGGTCTTCCCCGAATACCGGGAGTACGAGCGGACCGTCGTCACCGTCCTGAACGCTTACCTGGCGCCCGTCATGGAGGGATATCTCCGTCGTCTCCAGGCCCGAGTCGGCGGCCGCCTTCGGGTCATGACCTCGACGGGCGGGACCGTGCCGGCCGAGCGGGCCATACGGGAGCCCATCCAGACCCTGCTCTCGGGTCCGGCGGCGGGGGTCTTGGGGGCCCGGTTCCTGGCCCGGCGAGCAGGCTTTGACCGCCTGATCACGTTGGACATGGGCGGGACGTCGACGGACGTGTCCCTCATCGACGGGGACGTGACGGTCACCCGGGACGTCAGCTTGGGGGGCCTTCCCATCGGGATCCCGATGATCGACGTCCGGAGCATCGGCGCCGGGGGCGGGTCGATTGCATGGGTCGACACGGGCGGAGCCCTGCGGGTCGGGCCCCAGAGCGCCGGGGCCGACCCGGGTCCTGTCTGCTACGGTCGGGGCGGTCAAGAAGTCACCGTCACCGATGCCCACCTTTTTTTGGGCCGTATCCATCCGTCTTTCTTCTTGGCCGGGCGCATGCGGCTGTACCCCGACTTGACGGAAGCGGCTCTCCGCCGAATGGCCGCCCCTCTCGGTCTCTCCCCGGAAGCCCTGGCCGAGGGCATCGTCGAGGTCGCCAATGCCTCGATGGAGCGGGCCCTTCGAGTCATATCCGTCGAGCGGGGTTATGACCCACGGGACTTTGTCCTTTTCGCCTTTGGCGGCGCCGGCGGCCTCCACGCCTGCACGCTGGCGGCCCGTTTAGGGATCCAGACCGTCGTGAGCCCGCCCTACGCCGGCATCGTCTCCGCCCTGGGGACGCTGGTGGCCGAACCGATATGGACGTACAGCCAGAGCCTGCTCGTGCGGGAAGACGAGGTCGATGACGCCGTCCTTCAGCAAGTCGTCGGTCGCCTGGTCGAGCAAGGCATGGCTGTCCTACGGCAGGAGTCCATCCCGGCCGAGGACGTCCGGGTCACGTCCTTCCTCCAAGTGCGCTACCTGGGCCAGTCCTATGAACTGCTCGTGCCCTTCGGTGGGGACCTTCGGGTCGCGCTGGCGGCCTTTCAGGAGATGCACCGGCGGCGGTACGGCTTTGAACGGACGGACCGGCCCCGCGAGGTCGTCGGCGTCCACGTCCGCCTGACGGCCCCGGCTCCCCAGCCGGAAGTCCCGACCCTCCCGTGGGACCCGGCCAGCGAGCGAGCGGCTCGCCTGGGCGAGACCTCACTGGTCCATGAGGGCCATCGCTATCGGATGCGACTGTATGACCGGTCGGCCCTTCGGGCGGGTGCGGTCCTGGAGGGACCGGCCGCCGTGTTTGACGCCACGGCGACCTTCTTCTTGCCGCCGAGCTGGACGGCCCGGGTCGACCCCTCGGGTCACCTGATCGCCCGGCCGGCCTGA
- the nqo6 gene encoding NADH-quinone oxidoreductase subunit 6, which yields MVAVPVERFEKTGEGFVLLTTVDAIFNWARLSALWPMTFGLACCAIEMMVTVSARTDLDRFGAGVFRASPRQADLMIVAGTVTIKMATRVKRLYEQMPEPKYVISMGSCATCGGPYWDHGYHVLKGVNRVIPVDVYVPGCPPRPEALYEGLLLLREKIRHERLLSNFKRYRAVPTMEELNRWAQQKLVTNLKQAWETKKSWTSAPTSSSPTSG from the coding sequence ATGGTCGCTGTACCGGTCGAGCGGTTCGAAAAAACGGGGGAAGGCTTTGTCCTGTTGACGACGGTCGACGCCATCTTCAACTGGGCGAGGCTCTCGGCCCTGTGGCCGATGACCTTTGGTCTGGCCTGCTGTGCCATCGAGATGATGGTCACGGTCTCGGCCCGGACGGACCTGGACCGCTTCGGGGCGGGCGTCTTTCGGGCCTCCCCCCGGCAGGCGGACCTGATGATCGTCGCCGGCACGGTGACGATCAAGATGGCCACGCGGGTCAAGCGTCTTTACGAGCAGATGCCCGAGCCCAAGTACGTCATCTCGATGGGAAGCTGTGCGACCTGCGGCGGGCCTTACTGGGATCATGGGTACCACGTCCTGAAGGGCGTCAATCGGGTCATCCCCGTGGACGTCTACGTCCCGGGCTGTCCGCCCCGGCCCGAGGCCCTCTATGAGGGCCTCCTTCTCCTGCGGGAGAAGATCCGCCACGAGCGCCTCCTCTCGAACTTCAAGCGGTACCGGGCCGTCCCGACGATGGAGGAGTTGAACCGATGGGCCCAGCAGAAATTGGTCACAAACTTAAAGCAAGCCTGGGAGACGAAAAAGTCCTGGACGTCCGCGCCGACGTCCTCGAGCCCTACGTCCGGATAG
- the nqo5_1 gene encoding NADH-quinone oxidoreductase subunit 5 translates to MCLSGVDYIKQNEIEVVYHLFSFRHRHRIALKVRVPRDDPRVPTVSDIWRTAEWHEREAYDLLGIVFEGHPDLRRILLPEDWEGYPLRKDYKVQAYYHDIPVPYDVREDFEKGTWIFEDEIRAAGAGTSSPEAEA, encoded by the coding sequence ATGTGCCTGAGCGGCGTGGACTACATCAAGCAAAACGAGATCGAGGTCGTCTATCACCTGTTTTCCTTCCGCCATCGGCACCGCATCGCCCTCAAGGTCCGGGTCCCCCGGGACGACCCCCGCGTGCCGACCGTCTCGGACATCTGGCGGACGGCCGAGTGGCACGAACGGGAGGCTTACGACCTGCTGGGCATCGTCTTTGAGGGCCATCCGGACCTGCGGCGGATCCTCCTGCCGGAGGACTGGGAGGGCTATCCGCTTCGAAAGGACTATAAGGTCCAGGCCTATTATCACGACATCCCCGTACCCTACGACGTCCGCGAGGACTTCGAAAAGGGCACGTGGATCTTCGAGGACGAGATCCGAGCCGCCGGGGCCGGAACGTCCTCGCCGGAGGCGGAGGCATGA
- the ndhI gene encoding NAD(P)H-quinone oxidoreductase subunit I, with protein MKYWWYRFYYTTRGVLWPLWVGLVNLFRRPVTIQYPHEKPRLFPRSRMMLYNDIDNCIGCLQCARVCPVDCIAIETVKADKDLGVTNTGHKKKLYVTIFDIDEAKCCYCNLCTEVCPTECLVMTPNFEGSVYDRYNLILRFAKITPEERAEILRKAGGKTAGVTGILARKA; from the coding sequence ATGAAGTACTGGTGGTATCGATTCTACTACACGACCCGGGGCGTCCTGTGGCCCCTGTGGGTCGGTCTCGTGAACCTGTTCCGGCGGCCGGTGACGATTCAGTACCCCCACGAGAAGCCCCGGCTCTTCCCCCGGTCCCGGATGATGCTGTACAACGATATCGACAACTGCATCGGTTGCCTCCAGTGCGCTCGGGTGTGCCCCGTCGACTGCATCGCCATCGAGACCGTCAAAGCCGACAAGGACCTGGGGGTCACCAACACGGGGCACAAGAAAAAGCTCTACGTGACGATCTTCGACATCGACGAGGCGAAGTGCTGTTACTGCAACCTCTGCACGGAGGTCTGCCCGACGGAGTGCCTCGTCATGACGCCCAACTTCGAGGGGTCCGTCTATGACCGGTACAATCTGATCTTGCGGTTTGCCAAGATCACGCCCGAAGAGCGGGCAGAGATCCTCCGTAAGGCCGGCGGCAAGACGGCCGGCGTGACGGGCATCCTGGCCCGGAAGGCCTGA